One Arthrobacter sp. StoSoilB20 DNA segment encodes these proteins:
- a CDS encoding LacI family DNA-binding transcriptional regulator → MARRNTNRRVGIADVAEKAGVSHATVSRVMNGNAAVDPGIAARVRAAAAELKYQPNPVGRSLALGKTDTIGIVVPDLANPTFQAILRGLSIAAAQDGYRVLIADSSEVTSEEAILAGEARRRCDGVVLCAPRMADAELEELAPTLHPLVLINRTTIATNTPSLSVDYGQGIQELAQHLVSLGHRRLVFLSGPEHSASNRQRLVGLDQFRAKHPEIDLQMLHGGSNFDSGHESTEAIIASGATGILAFNDLVAMGLLSGLHERGIRVPEDISVTGFDDIPFAKYTTPPLTTAAVPINELGSLAWRRMREQIQQAGEATTQAQDEFSPRVEIRKSTAAPALKPA, encoded by the coding sequence ATGGCACGCAGGAACACCAACAGGCGCGTCGGGATAGCTGACGTCGCGGAGAAGGCCGGCGTTTCGCACGCCACCGTCTCCCGCGTCATGAACGGTAACGCCGCAGTGGACCCCGGGATCGCAGCGCGGGTCCGGGCAGCCGCCGCTGAACTGAAGTACCAGCCCAACCCGGTGGGGCGCAGCCTTGCCCTGGGCAAGACCGACACCATCGGAATAGTTGTCCCGGACCTGGCCAACCCCACGTTCCAGGCCATCCTCCGCGGCCTCAGCATTGCCGCTGCCCAGGACGGATACCGCGTCCTCATCGCAGACTCCTCCGAAGTCACCAGTGAGGAAGCCATCCTTGCTGGGGAAGCCCGTCGCCGCTGCGATGGCGTGGTTCTGTGCGCACCCCGCATGGCGGATGCCGAACTCGAGGAACTGGCCCCCACCCTGCATCCCCTGGTACTCATCAACCGGACCACCATCGCCACCAACACTCCGAGCCTGAGCGTGGACTACGGGCAGGGAATCCAGGAACTGGCGCAGCACCTGGTCTCACTGGGACACCGCCGGCTGGTTTTCCTCTCCGGTCCCGAGCACAGCGCCTCCAACCGCCAACGCCTGGTGGGCCTGGACCAGTTCCGCGCCAAGCACCCGGAGATCGATTTGCAGATGCTCCATGGCGGTTCCAACTTCGATTCAGGCCACGAATCCACCGAGGCCATCATTGCCAGTGGCGCCACCGGAATCCTGGCCTTCAACGACCTCGTGGCAATGGGCCTGCTCAGCGGCCTTCACGAGCGCGGCATCCGCGTCCCGGAGGACATTTCCGTGACGGGGTTTGACGATATTCCGTTCGCCAAATACACCACGCCCCCGTTGACCACCGCGGCCGTGCCCATCAACGAGCTCGGCAGCCTTGCCTGGCGGAGGATGCGGGAGCAGATCCAGCAGGCCGGCGAAGCCACTACCCAGGCGCAGGACGAGTTCTCGCCCAGGGTGGAGATCCGCAAGAGCACCGCGGCGCCGGCCCTCAAGCCCGCCTAG
- a CDS encoding FCD domain-containing protein produces the protein MRTHELVLQWIEKQLSDGDLALGGRLPGERTMAEQLKVSRTSVREAVRILEAMGVVRAGVGSGKDAGTVVIAEPGSALGSTLRLHVATRHLPVADIVETRVLLESWAAERAHVGVPELEEAAELLDQMDSAQDIDSFLALDARFHVALAQAAGNTVVSAMMASLRGAIENYAGELTGNLPDWNATSGRLRAEHRAILTAVNNHDGAKAAELVAAHIQGFYKEAGVGANPAPNQGNAGSLKAP, from the coding sequence ATGCGTACCCACGAGCTGGTCCTGCAATGGATCGAGAAGCAGTTGTCCGACGGTGACCTTGCCCTCGGTGGCAGGCTGCCGGGCGAACGCACCATGGCCGAGCAGTTGAAGGTTTCCCGGACGTCGGTGCGCGAGGCCGTCAGGATCCTGGAGGCAATGGGAGTGGTCCGCGCGGGGGTGGGCTCGGGCAAGGATGCCGGGACGGTGGTCATCGCCGAGCCGGGCTCCGCACTGGGTTCCACCCTGAGGTTGCACGTGGCTACGCGGCACCTTCCCGTGGCGGACATCGTGGAGACCCGCGTCCTGCTGGAATCCTGGGCGGCCGAACGCGCCCACGTGGGTGTGCCGGAGCTGGAGGAGGCCGCGGAGCTCCTGGACCAGATGGACTCTGCCCAGGACATTGACTCGTTCCTGGCCCTCGATGCCCGCTTCCATGTGGCCCTGGCGCAGGCGGCAGGCAACACCGTGGTGAGCGCCATGATGGCCTCGCTCCGGGGTGCGATCGAGAATTACGCGGGCGAGCTGACGGGAAACCTTCCGGATTGGAACGCGACCTCAGGCAGGCTGCGGGCCGAGCACCGCGCCATCCTCACCGCCGTCAACAACCACGACGGCGCCAAAGCAGCTGAGCTTGTTGCCGCCCACATCCAGGGCTTCTACAAAGAGGCCGGCGTGGGCGCAAACCCTGCCCCGAACCAGGGCAACGCGGGGTCACTCAAGGCCCCGTAG
- a CDS encoding alpha-hydroxy acid oxidase, which produces MTDTLDPKITAEPANAGSDQNVTRQQQPAPAVVHPSLVPPALKRRIPKVSDLAPLMQFKKPEFSKTARLKRASTIWELRDMAKRRTPQAPFDYTDGAAEEEITLRRARQAFQDIEFRPGILRDVSRIDLRTEILGKESRLPFGIAPTGFTRMMQSEGEYAGSQAAEAAGIPYTLSTMGTASIEDVATAAPNGRNWFQLYLWTDRDRSLELIERAAKAGNDTLMVTVDTAVAGARLRDVRNGMTIPPALTIKTVLDASYRPAWWFNFLTHEPLTFASLSRYTGTVADLINSMFDPTLTYEDLDWLRETWKGKLVVKGIQTVEDARRVVDHGADGIILSNHGGRQLDRAPIPFHLLPEVTTALKADNSEAAVILDTGIMSGADIVAALALGADFALIGRAYLYGLMAGGREGVDRTIQILEKDMTRTMALLGVSKVEDLNPDHVRLLQR; this is translated from the coding sequence ATGACCGACACCCTCGATCCCAAGATCACCGCCGAGCCCGCCAATGCCGGGAGCGATCAGAACGTGACCCGGCAGCAGCAGCCGGCGCCCGCCGTCGTACACCCATCCTTGGTGCCTCCGGCATTGAAGCGGCGCATCCCCAAGGTCTCGGACCTCGCGCCGCTGATGCAGTTCAAGAAGCCCGAATTCAGCAAGACCGCCCGGCTCAAGCGCGCCAGCACCATCTGGGAACTGCGGGACATGGCCAAGCGCCGCACCCCGCAGGCACCGTTCGACTACACCGACGGTGCCGCCGAAGAAGAGATCACCCTGCGCCGTGCACGCCAGGCGTTCCAGGACATCGAATTCCGGCCGGGCATCCTTCGCGATGTTTCAAGGATTGACCTCCGCACGGAAATCCTGGGCAAGGAATCCCGCCTGCCCTTCGGCATCGCACCTACGGGATTCACGCGCATGATGCAGTCCGAGGGCGAATATGCCGGTTCGCAGGCTGCTGAAGCTGCCGGAATCCCCTATACCCTCTCCACCATGGGCACCGCCTCCATCGAGGACGTGGCCACCGCCGCCCCGAACGGCCGGAACTGGTTCCAGCTGTACCTGTGGACGGACCGCGACCGCTCCCTGGAACTGATCGAACGTGCCGCCAAAGCCGGCAACGACACCCTCATGGTCACCGTGGACACCGCCGTTGCGGGCGCCCGCCTCCGCGACGTCCGCAATGGCATGACCATCCCGCCGGCACTGACCATCAAGACAGTCCTGGACGCCTCGTACCGCCCGGCCTGGTGGTTCAACTTCCTCACCCACGAGCCCCTGACGTTCGCCTCACTCTCGCGCTACACCGGCACCGTGGCCGACCTCATCAACTCCATGTTCGATCCCACGCTGACCTACGAGGACCTGGACTGGCTCCGCGAAACCTGGAAGGGCAAGCTGGTGGTCAAGGGCATCCAGACCGTGGAAGACGCCCGGCGCGTTGTTGACCACGGTGCTGATGGAATCATCCTGTCCAACCACGGCGGACGCCAACTGGACCGCGCACCCATCCCGTTCCACCTGCTGCCGGAAGTCACCACAGCACTGAAGGCGGACAACAGCGAGGCCGCGGTCATCCTGGACACGGGCATCATGAGCGGCGCGGACATCGTGGCAGCCCTGGCACTGGGCGCAGACTTCGCCCTGATCGGCCGCGCTTACCTTTATGGCCTGATGGCCGGCGGACGCGAAGGCGTGGACCGCACCATCCAGATCCTCGAGAAGGACATGACCCGCACCATGGCGCTGTTGGGCGTCAGCAAGGTGGAGGACCTGAACCCGGACCACGTGCGGTTGCTCCAGCGCTAA